Proteins from a genomic interval of Sphingobacterium sp. SYP-B4668:
- a CDS encoding YceH family protein translates to MEHKSLPQLSAEELRVLGSLLEKSKTTPEYYPMTLNGLQTACNQKTSRKPVVNYSESTVIEALDALKKRGLISTVVGGGSRVTKYKHNLAIQFPLIPSDLAILCLLILRGPLTPGEINSNSGRLHEFEGLEDVQDHLNRLSEGEIVYTKQLGKRPGQKEVRYVHLLGEVNEEDYDTPSSNEGNSGSRVQELESRVATLEEQLVQLRAEFDSLMQELR, encoded by the coding sequence ATGGAACATAAATCTTTACCACAATTATCCGCCGAAGAATTAAGGGTATTGGGCTCCTTGTTGGAAAAATCCAAGACCACACCAGAATACTACCCTATGACCCTCAACGGATTACAGACTGCCTGTAATCAAAAAACATCCCGAAAACCAGTCGTTAATTACAGCGAATCTACTGTCATAGAAGCATTAGATGCTCTAAAAAAGAGGGGATTGATATCCACAGTTGTAGGTGGTGGCAGTAGGGTCACCAAATACAAGCACAATCTGGCAATCCAATTTCCACTTATACCTTCCGATTTGGCTATACTCTGCCTACTTATCCTCAGGGGCCCATTGACTCCTGGCGAAATCAACAGCAACTCCGGACGTCTGCACGAGTTTGAAGGCTTGGAAGATGTACAAGACCATTTGAACAGGCTCAGCGAGGGCGAAATTGTCTATACAAAGCAATTAGGCAAGCGTCCTGGACAAAAGGAAGTACGCTATGTGCACCTTTTGGGCGAAGTCAACGAAGAGGATTATGACACCCCTAGCTCCAATGAAGGAAATAGCGGTAGCAGAGTGCAGGAACTAGAGAGTAGAGTGGCTACCCTTGAAGAGCAGTTAGTCCAGCTCCGGGCTGAGTTTGACAGCCTTATGCAGGAACTCAGATAG
- a CDS encoding histone deacetylase family protein, producing MLKIAFHTAYVHPVKEGHRFPMSKYELIPLQLLREGLVGSANFFEPELVSREIACLAHDSQYVDHLWNLTLDAGMVRRIGFPLSVELVNRERYILDGTIQAAKFAQQYGVAFNVAGGTHHAGYDYGEGFCLLNDQAVAAAYLLELGLAKKVLIIDLDVHQGNGTAHIFRDNPAVFTFSMHGDKNFPFIKEHSDWDIPLKDGLTDSEYLAVLKDALGRLFEDLGPDFVFYQAGVDVLETDKLGKLKLSADACKERDALILRACQTRYIPLQISMGGGYSTHIKDIVNAHVETFRFAIDIYNL from the coding sequence TTGTTAAAAATTGCTTTCCATACGGCATATGTTCACCCGGTTAAAGAGGGACATCGTTTTCCAATGAGTAAATACGAGCTGATTCCATTGCAATTGCTTCGCGAAGGTTTGGTTGGTTCTGCTAATTTTTTTGAACCTGAGCTTGTTAGTCGCGAGATAGCTTGCCTTGCGCATGATTCGCAATACGTAGATCATCTGTGGAATCTAACCTTGGATGCTGGAATGGTGCGTCGGATTGGATTTCCATTGTCTGTGGAGCTTGTAAATCGTGAACGATATATACTGGATGGGACAATACAAGCTGCAAAGTTTGCCCAACAGTATGGTGTAGCATTTAATGTAGCTGGAGGTACACATCACGCGGGGTACGATTATGGAGAAGGTTTTTGCCTACTCAATGATCAAGCCGTTGCTGCGGCATACCTTCTTGAACTAGGACTTGCTAAGAAGGTGCTGATTATTGACCTTGATGTGCATCAAGGGAATGGTACGGCACATATCTTTCGTGACAATCCCGCTGTATTTACGTTTTCCATGCACGGTGATAAGAATTTTCCTTTTATCAAGGAGCACTCTGATTGGGATATTCCCTTAAAAGATGGCTTGACAGATTCGGAGTATCTTGCTGTCCTGAAAGATGCTTTAGGGAGACTGTTTGAAGATTTGGGACCTGATTTTGTATTTTACCAGGCCGGAGTTGATGTGTTGGAGACGGATAAGTTAGGGAAGTTAAAGTTGAGCGCGGACGCTTGTAAGGAGCGGGATGCATTGATACTTCGCGCTTGTCAGACTCGATACATACCTTTGCAAATCAGTATGGGCGGAGGGTACTCTACACATATTAAAGATATCGTAAATGCGCATGTGGAGACATTTAGATTCGCTATCGATATCTATAATCTTTAA
- a CDS encoding nucleoid-associated protein gives MFFHQDATFENLSIHRVGNKSQDEFYILSDEPVNLGEDEVMPPLLKQYFLSPFSKLNEVYRFYHPNEDLELNEIYHFTKQFFDDKLSFHELSQQVSKHLYEVSGHPKIKAGEVYVVHLTDVQMEGEDHQAIGIFKSENKETYLKVYPEQGAFKLEYEQEAININKLDKGVLIIDTEGEEGYKVLVIDQTNKTQEAVYWKDEFLQLRIRNDSFNQTGNYLKVYKNFVNEKLDESFEMEKADKIDLLNRSMNYFKEKETFVQEEFEEEVLSNPQAISLFQDYRGALENEFETPFQSNFDIANKAVKKMEASYKTVLKLDKNFHIYIHGKREYLEKGFDEEKGMNYYKIYFENES, from the coding sequence ATGTTTTTTCACCAAGACGCTACTTTTGAAAACCTGTCCATACACCGTGTGGGCAACAAGTCCCAAGACGAGTTTTACATCTTGTCGGATGAACCTGTCAACTTGGGAGAAGATGAGGTGATGCCTCCGCTTTTGAAACAGTACTTTTTATCACCATTTTCTAAACTAAATGAAGTCTACCGATTTTATCATCCGAATGAGGATTTGGAGTTGAATGAAATTTATCATTTTACGAAGCAGTTTTTTGATGATAAGCTTTCGTTTCACGAGTTATCGCAGCAAGTGAGTAAACACCTCTATGAGGTGTCGGGGCATCCGAAGATTAAGGCGGGCGAGGTGTATGTAGTCCATCTAACGGACGTACAGATGGAAGGCGAAGACCACCAAGCGATCGGGATATTCAAGTCGGAGAATAAGGAAACGTATTTGAAAGTATATCCTGAGCAGGGGGCTTTTAAGTTGGAATACGAACAAGAGGCCATCAATATCAATAAGCTGGACAAAGGAGTGCTCATCATCGATACAGAGGGAGAAGAAGGGTATAAGGTATTGGTGATTGATCAAACGAATAAGACCCAGGAGGCGGTGTATTGGAAAGATGAGTTTTTGCAGTTGCGAATCCGCAATGACAGTTTTAACCAGACTGGAAATTATTTGAAAGTCTACAAAAACTTTGTCAACGAAAAGCTTGATGAATCTTTTGAAATGGAAAAGGCAGATAAAATCGATTTGCTCAACCGCTCGATGAATTATTTCAAGGAAAAGGAAACGTTTGTACAAGAAGAATTTGAAGAAGAGGTGTTGAGCAACCCACAAGCCATTTCTTTGTTCCAAGACTATCGTGGTGCATTGGAAAATGAGTTTGAGACACCTTTTCAGAGTAACTTTGACATTGCAAATAAAGCGGTGAAGAAAATGGAGGCATCTTATAAGACTGTTTTGAAATTGGATAAGAATTTTCATATCTATATCCACGGCAAACGCGAATATTTGGAGAAGGGATTCGATGAAGAAAAGGGAATGAACTATTATAAGATCTATTTCGAAAACGAAAGCTAA
- a CDS encoding DUF3810 domain-containing protein: MRLRLRASWILFVSLLFIIAVLSFLKGSPEWVESVFSQSWYPLFNSVQKLLFGYIPFSIGDLLYGGIIAVLLWLIFVLVRSLLHKKRRRALQFGFHLLNAVLALYAFFYISWGLNYYRQPLAVNADIELTNPRLADYLVILERMVDSVNTLRTQTDPVRWKDKGSRIAQDMMQWVQQDTTFENFLSRSNVVAKSPLNSTFVSYVGVSGYFNPFSHETQINDIMPAVSKPFTYIHELAHQQGVGFEDEANFIAFVRLKRHPEVFYRYSAYLQTVSYLIMELYRIDQNLYHIYRNRLSAAVLSDLKEERLFWAEYVGWMNRLTSLFYNEYLQHNNQAEGMDRYNRMVRLVLAYELKIGKCKSR, encoded by the coding sequence ATGAGATTACGACTGCGGGCATCTTGGATCTTATTTGTTTCACTGTTATTTATAATAGCGGTGCTTTCTTTCCTTAAAGGGAGTCCAGAATGGGTTGAATCCGTGTTTTCGCAGTCGTGGTACCCGCTTTTCAATAGTGTTCAGAAGCTGCTATTCGGATATATTCCGTTCAGTATAGGTGATTTACTATACGGAGGTATCATCGCTGTATTGCTATGGTTGATTTTTGTGCTAGTCAGGTCCTTGCTGCATAAAAAGCGACGACGAGCGCTCCAATTCGGATTTCATCTTTTGAATGCTGTATTGGCTCTTTATGCTTTTTTTTATATCAGTTGGGGACTGAACTATTATCGACAGCCTCTTGCGGTGAATGCTGATATCGAGTTGACAAATCCTAGACTGGCTGACTATTTGGTGATTCTGGAAAGGATGGTGGATAGCGTAAATACATTAAGGACACAGACAGATCCTGTGAGATGGAAGGATAAGGGAAGTCGGATAGCTCAAGACATGATGCAATGGGTGCAACAAGATACTACATTTGAAAACTTTCTGTCTCGATCCAACGTGGTTGCCAAATCACCTTTGAACAGTACATTTGTGTCGTATGTTGGCGTATCGGGCTATTTCAATCCCTTTTCTCATGAGACACAGATCAATGACATTATGCCCGCTGTTTCCAAGCCATTTACCTATATACACGAGTTGGCACACCAACAGGGAGTGGGTTTCGAAGATGAAGCCAATTTTATCGCCTTTGTACGGTTGAAAAGACATCCTGAGGTGTTTTATCGCTATTCGGCTTATTTGCAAACAGTGAGTTATTTGATAATGGAGCTTTATCGAATAGATCAGAATCTATATCATATTTACAGGAATCGACTTTCAGCCGCTGTCTTAAGTGATTTGAAAGAAGAACGTTTGTTTTGGGCGGAGTATGTAGGCTGGATGAATCGGTTGACGTCTCTGTTTTACAATGAATATCTCCAGCACAACAACCAGGCGGAAGGAATGGACCGATATAATCGGATGGTTCGACTTGTACTTGCCTATGAATTGAAGATAGGCAAGTGCAAATCACGATAG
- a CDS encoding KTSC domain-containing protein has protein sequence MKKIADYRKLLNVDKSVDLKTLKSTYRTIMKECHPDKFVNDEEGRLAAEAKSTEMIEAYHFLVSICSEMLEQQLPIYKETIANSAIQDFDWKSQVLEITFQDGSKYEYFGVAKNDYIKFINADSPGRFARRHIFHSYPYRNVLKTSEPA, from the coding sequence ATGAAAAAAATTGCAGACTACCGAAAACTTTTGAATGTAGATAAATCTGTCGATCTCAAAACATTGAAATCGACCTACCGTACAATCATGAAAGAGTGTCATCCAGATAAATTTGTAAATGACGAAGAAGGAAGATTAGCTGCGGAGGCCAAAAGTACAGAAATGATTGAAGCGTACCATTTCTTAGTAAGCATCTGCTCGGAGATGTTGGAGCAACAATTGCCTATCTATAAAGAGACTATCGCTAATTCTGCCATCCAAGACTTTGACTGGAAATCACAAGTATTGGAAATTACTTTTCAAGACGGAAGCAAATACGAATATTTTGGGGTCGCTAAAAATGACTATATCAAATTTATCAATGCTGACTCACCAGGACGTTTTGCAAGAAGACATATCTTCCATTCCTACCCATACAGAAATGTATTGAAAACATCGGAACCTGCATAA
- a CDS encoding VF530 family protein encodes MGEQANNPLHGKRLDTIIEYLVEYYQGWDQLAQKIPIKCFYNNPSVKSSLTFLRKTPWARQKVEDLYIRIVSKKSR; translated from the coding sequence ATGGGAGAACAAGCAAACAATCCTCTTCACGGAAAAAGACTAGATACCATCATTGAATACTTGGTAGAATACTACCAAGGCTGGGACCAACTCGCGCAGAAGATTCCTATTAAATGCTTCTATAATAATCCCAGTGTAAAGTCTTCTCTTACTTTTTTAAGGAAGACTCCTTGGGCCCGTCAGAAAGTTGAAGACCTATATATAAGAATTGTATCGAAAAAATCACGTTAG
- a CDS encoding SRPBCC family protein — MPTIRLETFIHAPRDRVFDLARSIDLHQSSTQQTHERAIAGRTSGLIQLGETVTWRAKHFGIYQQLSVRITAFHKPHMFADKMLKGAFASMEHIHLFEEEQTGTNMIDIFTFKAPLGILGFLAENLFLTTYMSNFLKKRNSAIKVIAEGHQWEQFLPPLSDTE; from the coding sequence ATGCCCACCATCCGACTCGAAACATTCATCCATGCACCCCGAGACCGTGTATTCGATCTTGCACGAAGCATTGACCTACATCAGTCCTCTACCCAACAAACCCATGAAAGAGCTATTGCTGGACGTACCTCCGGACTGATCCAACTGGGTGAAACCGTTACTTGGAGAGCTAAACACTTTGGTATTTATCAACAGCTAAGCGTACGCATTACCGCATTTCACAAACCTCACATGTTTGCAGACAAGATGTTAAAAGGCGCCTTTGCCTCCATGGAGCACATCCATCTGTTTGAAGAAGAACAGACTGGCACCAACATGATTGACATATTCACATTTAAAGCGCCCCTTGGAATATTAGGATTTCTTGCTGAAAATCTTTTCCTGACCACCTACATGTCTAACTTTCTGAAAAAGAGAAATTCGGCAATCAAGGTCATAGCCGAAGGACATCAATGGGAACAGTTCTTGCCCCCCCTTTCCGACACCGAATAA
- a CDS encoding methyltransferase domain-containing protein gives MYYFRAPTIAELDMEPTAHPESKAINREHQQSDKIFDHRTLEQDYRTLPSLIQKGMDILDIGCGTGALTKEMAKLVGRTGSVIGIDNTPMFIQSGRASYADIPNLQLEHIDLFQYDPTTKFDLIVSARTLQWISEVPAALLKIKSMLKPGGMISILDYNHSAIKWSPSPPISMQVFYETFLKWRSDAGMNNKIADELAHMLQEAGFLQIETLNADLHYTKDNPAFDFNLGIWSKVAASKQMVEEGYIADTDRLQAIEEYNQWIRTDAQSMTLKMNDVRGHI, from the coding sequence ATGTACTATTTTAGAGCACCAACAATCGCTGAATTAGATATGGAACCAACAGCACATCCCGAGAGCAAAGCCATCAATAGAGAGCATCAGCAATCAGACAAAATCTTTGATCATAGAACTTTGGAACAAGACTATAGAACACTTCCCTCCCTTATACAAAAAGGTATGGATATACTAGATATTGGCTGTGGTACCGGGGCTCTCACCAAGGAAATGGCCAAGCTTGTTGGTCGTACTGGAAGTGTGATAGGGATAGACAACACTCCGATGTTTATCCAAAGCGGCCGCGCATCATACGCTGACATCCCAAATCTGCAATTGGAGCATATCGACCTTTTCCAATATGACCCAACCACTAAATTCGACTTAATTGTATCCGCCCGAACCCTTCAGTGGATTAGCGAGGTGCCCGCAGCACTTCTCAAAATAAAATCTATGCTCAAACCTGGCGGAATGATATCCATCCTAGATTACAACCATAGCGCTATCAAGTGGAGTCCTTCCCCTCCGATTAGCATGCAGGTCTTTTACGAAACCTTCTTAAAATGGCGCAGTGATGCAGGTATGAATAATAAGATTGCAGACGAATTGGCACACATGCTTCAAGAAGCAGGCTTCCTACAGATTGAAACATTAAATGCCGACCTGCATTACACAAAAGACAATCCAGCATTTGATTTCAATTTGGGTATATGGTCTAAAGTAGCAGCTTCCAAGCAAATGGTAGAAGAAGGCTATATTGCGGATACCGATCGCCTTCAAGCTATAGAAGAGTACAATCAATGGATCCGTACAGATGCACAATCCATGACGCTAAAGATGAATGATGTAAGAGGGCATATCTAA
- the punC gene encoding purine nucleoside transporter PunC: protein MLEKKGNNSLFLVYLVGLSIIGFLATDMYLPAFDSMRLDLSTDKSSISASLSLFLAGYALAQLMWGPISDRLGKPKTVLIGLVIFTLASLSIYFTHSVALLLVLRLIQAVGVCAAAVSWQGMVVERYPPHQTNKIFATIMPLVALSPALAPLIGVYLLDHLGWRSIFVTLAILAVLLLIYTLKLVGNKTASTALIEKRDITQAPSTYLSLFGSRLYIGNVLIYAFCSGSFFAWLTGSPFFLKELGYDESQIGLSFIPQTIAFMIGGYGYRSLSNRVDGSKLIPVLLTLYSISLLSIYIVSVTMVPTLTILLIPFCMMALANGACYPIVVARALSIFPQSLGKAAALQNTIQLGVCFLSSAVVSLFSSHALLATSVVMAATIPFVFVAYRMTRS, encoded by the coding sequence ATGTTGGAGAAAAAAGGTAATAATTCATTGTTTCTGGTGTATTTGGTGGGGTTGAGCATCATCGGTTTTTTAGCGACGGATATGTACCTGCCAGCGTTTGACAGCATGCGTCTGGATTTGTCAACGGACAAAAGCAGTATAAGTGCGAGTCTAAGTTTGTTTTTGGCGGGATATGCACTTGCGCAGTTGATGTGGGGGCCTATTTCGGATCGTCTAGGTAAACCAAAGACTGTCTTGATTGGATTAGTCATCTTCACATTAGCTTCACTGAGTATATACTTTACACATAGCGTAGCTCTTTTATTGGTTCTCCGTCTTATCCAAGCGGTGGGTGTTTGTGCGGCTGCTGTGAGTTGGCAAGGTATGGTCGTAGAACGCTATCCACCTCATCAAACCAATAAAATATTTGCTACGATAATGCCTTTAGTAGCTCTGTCTCCGGCATTGGCGCCTTTGATAGGTGTGTATTTATTAGACCATTTAGGATGGCGATCTATCTTTGTGACCTTGGCTATTTTGGCTGTATTGCTTTTGATTTACACCTTAAAGTTGGTCGGGAATAAGACAGCATCGACAGCATTAATTGAAAAGAGGGATATCACTCAGGCTCCATCGACATATCTATCCTTATTTGGCTCACGCCTTTATATTGGGAATGTCTTAATCTATGCATTTTGTTCGGGTTCGTTTTTTGCATGGCTTACAGGGTCTCCTTTTTTTCTTAAAGAATTAGGATACGACGAAAGCCAAATTGGTCTTAGCTTTATTCCGCAAACTATTGCATTTATGATAGGTGGATATGGCTATAGGTCATTGTCCAATCGAGTAGACGGTAGCAAATTGATTCCCGTATTGCTCACCTTGTATTCGATATCGCTTTTGTCCATTTATATCGTCAGCGTCACCATGGTGCCCACTTTGACCATATTGTTGATTCCATTTTGCATGATGGCCTTGGCTAACGGGGCTTGTTACCCCATCGTGGTAGCACGGGCGTTGAGTATATTTCCGCAAAGTCTGGGTAAAGCGGCCGCCTTACAAAATACCATACAGTTGGGGGTTTGTTTTTTGTCGAGCGCGGTAGTTTCCCTTTTTTCGTCCCATGCACTTTTGGCAACTTCTGTAGTGATGGCCGCTACTATACCATTTGTATTTGTGGCCTACAGAATGACGCGTTCATAG
- a CDS encoding YeiH family protein produces MEQELRTKNTLSTFWNKLLGKNITFREIIFIILALSCLSTLVSPAMALLLGFCVAQFVGHPYLHLNNKIVHLLLQASVVGLGFGMNVESAWMAGKSGFIFALASILATLSLGIILGYFLKVEKKTSYLITTGTAICGGSAIAAISPVIKAKEHQASISLGVIFILNAVALFVFPSIGHAFDLSQTQFGLWCAIAIHDTSSVIGAANKYGNQALEVATTVKLARALWIIPLAIVSLYLFKSDKSKIKFPYFIALFILAMIANSYFTLIHQITPYLVNVSKVGMTLSLFLIGCGLSINKLKRIGIRPMLQGVILWCTISAMALAAIIAMV; encoded by the coding sequence ATGGAACAAGAGTTAAGAACAAAAAATACCCTATCAACATTTTGGAACAAACTACTCGGTAAAAATATCACCTTCCGAGAAATCATATTTATTATACTCGCTCTCTCCTGCCTATCCACTTTGGTATCCCCAGCAATGGCATTACTGCTGGGATTTTGTGTTGCACAATTTGTTGGTCACCCCTACCTTCATCTAAACAATAAGATTGTACATCTTCTGTTGCAAGCGTCCGTTGTAGGCTTAGGTTTCGGGATGAATGTTGAAAGTGCATGGATGGCGGGTAAAAGTGGGTTTATTTTTGCGCTCGCTTCTATTTTGGCGACCCTATCTTTGGGAATTATACTAGGCTATTTTTTAAAAGTAGAAAAGAAAACATCTTATCTCATTACGACGGGCACAGCGATATGTGGTGGTAGCGCCATCGCAGCAATCTCACCCGTAATCAAAGCAAAGGAGCATCAAGCTTCCATATCCTTAGGTGTCATATTCATTCTCAACGCAGTAGCACTGTTTGTATTTCCAAGCATAGGGCACGCATTCGATCTTTCGCAAACACAATTTGGACTTTGGTGCGCTATCGCTATACATGACACCAGCTCGGTCATCGGAGCCGCCAATAAATATGGGAACCAAGCTCTTGAAGTCGCCACTACCGTAAAATTGGCAAGGGCATTGTGGATCATTCCATTGGCTATTGTCTCATTATACCTATTCAAATCTGACAAATCGAAAATCAAATTCCCATACTTTATAGCTTTGTTTATACTGGCAATGATAGCCAATAGCTATTTTACTTTGATTCATCAGATTACTCCTTACTTAGTAAACGTCTCAAAAGTTGGAATGACTTTAAGCCTATTCTTGATTGGCTGCGGCCTATCCATCAACAAACTCAAGCGTATCGGAATCAGGCCAATGCTACAGGGAGTCATACTCTGGTGTACGATTTCGGCTATGGCATTAGCAGCAATCATCGCCATGGTATAG
- a CDS encoding LysR substrate-binding domain-containing protein produces the protein MFDFRLKVFNTVAKRLNFTKAAEELFISQPAVTKHIHEIEGHYKIQLFERRGSKITLSEAGKILLIYTERIFDIYRDMEFEINSFTQHHDGILRVGASTTVAQYILPPILAAFHNKYKDIKISLTTGNTERIESDLDNGTIDLGIIEGKSKNTAFKYTHFIDDEIVLVASTSHPKAQKTLLTLEELTEIPLLLREPGSGTLEYIAYELKKAGMRLSDLSVEMQMNSPESIKAYLPNSKCMAFLSVHAILKELRYKDFSIIDVKELDIKRIFQIIHPHGGISGLAELFMKYAITYNFR, from the coding sequence ATGTTTGATTTCCGATTAAAAGTGTTCAATACCGTTGCTAAACGGCTTAATTTCACAAAAGCTGCAGAAGAGTTGTTTATAAGCCAACCCGCTGTCACCAAACATATACACGAAATAGAGGGTCATTATAAGATTCAATTATTTGAGCGAAGAGGTAGTAAAATCACACTTTCAGAAGCGGGCAAGATATTATTAATATATACCGAGCGTATATTTGATATCTATCGGGATATGGAATTTGAGATAAATAGCTTCACCCAGCATCACGACGGCATATTGAGAGTGGGGGCCAGCACAACGGTGGCTCAGTACATCCTCCCACCTATATTAGCGGCATTCCATAATAAATATAAGGATATAAAAATCTCACTGACTACTGGAAATACCGAGCGTATCGAATCCGATCTTGACAACGGGACCATTGACTTGGGAATCATCGAAGGAAAATCAAAAAATACTGCCTTTAAATATACTCATTTTATCGATGACGAAATTGTCTTGGTCGCTTCCACCAGCCACCCAAAGGCTCAAAAAACGTTACTAACCCTAGAAGAATTGACAGAAATCCCCTTACTCTTACGTGAACCAGGCTCTGGGACATTGGAGTATATCGCTTATGAACTTAAAAAAGCAGGAATGAGACTATCGGACTTATCTGTTGAAATGCAAATGAACAGCCCCGAAAGCATCAAAGCATATCTACCCAATTCCAAGTGTATGGCTTTCCTATCCGTCCACGCCATATTAAAAGAGCTTCGCTACAAAGATTTCTCAATTATCGACGTAAAAGAATTGGATATTAAACGAATTTTTCAAATCATACATCCTCATGGAGGTATCAGTGGATTAGCAGAATTGTTCATGAAATATGCCATCACCTATAACTTCAGGTAA
- a CDS encoding response regulator transcription factor has product MKAKASLLLVDDHQELLEFIADDLQEEYQIQTTNNGIEAMQLLESENYDLIISDVMMPEMNGYELCHHIKENISYAHIPVILLTAKNSIESKIQGLEFGADAYIEKPFSPAFLKAQIASLLKNRLKVKTFFINNPLSQIQSIGQNQSDQEFLKKVDEIILEHLDDPKFNVDRMADILCISRPTLYRKINVVSSLSPNELINLTRLRKAAELLTQRKYKIYEISDLLGYSSATHFSKNFQKQFGLSPSQFQENQKSIASGD; this is encoded by the coding sequence ATGAAAGCAAAAGCTAGTTTACTATTAGTAGATGATCATCAAGAGCTACTTGAATTTATCGCAGATGATCTACAAGAGGAGTATCAGATACAAACTACCAACAATGGTATAGAGGCGATGCAATTACTAGAGTCTGAAAATTATGATTTGATTATCAGCGATGTCATGATGCCTGAGATGAACGGTTACGAACTGTGCCATCATATCAAAGAGAATATTTCATACGCCCATATTCCCGTCATCTTATTAACGGCCAAAAATAGTATTGAATCAAAGATACAAGGTCTCGAATTTGGGGCAGACGCTTACATCGAAAAACCGTTCTCTCCTGCATTTCTAAAAGCGCAGATCGCTAGCCTACTAAAGAACAGACTCAAGGTCAAGACTTTTTTCATCAACAATCCCTTGTCACAGATACAAAGTATCGGACAGAATCAAAGCGATCAAGAATTTTTAAAAAAAGTAGATGAAATCATTTTAGAACACCTCGATGACCCTAAATTCAATGTTGATCGTATGGCAGATATACTTTGCATCAGCAGACCTACATTGTACCGCAAAATAAACGTTGTTTCCAGCCTCTCACCCAATGAACTAATCAATCTAACGCGGTTACGAAAAGCGGCAGAATTATTGACACAACGTAAGTACAAAATCTATGAGATATCTGATCTACTCGGATATAGCTCAGCTACCCATTTCTCGAAGAACTTCCAGAAGCAGTTTGGACTCAGCCCTTCCCAGTTTCAGGAAAACCAGAAGAGTATTGCCTCTGGAGACTAG